In a genomic window of Nostoc sp. UHCC 0870:
- a CDS encoding tetratricopeptide repeat protein, which produces MDVYFYNYPIVGMLGLTLLWGCMLPVSANSLTPQLFNIAQSSVPTATSLLNQGLQAIQSGRVQDAIAAFQNATQLDPNLAAAHYNLGLALRQTGQLQPAANAFYRATQADPNFSLAFANLGGALLEGNNLQQAGEYLQRALQIDPQLGFAHYNLGLVRQQQQNWSGAIASFQKAIAYSKNAPEPHYHLGVCYLQQGKINQAQEAFEQAIKINPKYPDAHYNLGAILLNQGKLQEALVSFRKSAEANPNYPNAYYGAGLVFMQLNQYGEAVKVFTHAKNLYNAQGNPQWAKNAERLLQQVQNTKQ; this is translated from the coding sequence ATGGACGTATATTTCTATAATTATCCTATCGTCGGGATGCTGGGTTTAACATTACTATGGGGATGTATGCTGCCAGTCTCAGCTAACTCTCTTACTCCCCAACTTTTCAATATAGCACAGTCTAGTGTGCCAACAGCAACAAGCTTGCTAAATCAAGGCTTACAAGCAATTCAATCGGGGAGAGTACAAGATGCGATCGCAGCATTTCAAAATGCCACTCAGTTAGATCCTAACTTAGCCGCAGCCCATTACAATTTAGGTTTAGCACTGCGACAAACTGGACAATTACAACCAGCAGCTAATGCTTTTTATCGCGCTACTCAAGCTGATCCTAATTTCTCTCTCGCCTTTGCCAATTTAGGGGGAGCGTTGTTAGAAGGTAATAATTTACAACAGGCGGGTGAATACTTACAACGGGCTTTACAAATCGACCCCCAGCTAGGTTTTGCTCACTATAACTTAGGATTAGTCAGACAACAGCAACAAAATTGGTCAGGCGCGATCGCATCTTTTCAAAAAGCGATTGCATATAGTAAAAATGCCCCAGAACCTCACTATCATTTAGGTGTCTGTTATTTACAACAAGGTAAAATTAATCAAGCTCAAGAAGCCTTTGAGCAAGCCATCAAAATTAATCCTAAATATCCAGATGCTCATTATAATTTAGGCGCAATTTTGTTAAATCAAGGCAAACTGCAAGAAGCTTTAGTTTCATTTAGAAAATCAGCAGAAGCTAATCCTAATTATCCTAATGCTTATTATGGTGCAGGGTTAGTTTTTATGCAGTTAAATCAGTATGGGGAAGCGGTGAAAGTCTTTACCCATGCGAAAAATTTATATAACGCTCAAGGTAATCCTCAATGGGCAAAAAATGCTGAAAGATTGTTGCAGCAAGTACAAAATACAAAACAATAA